CCCCGCTTCTCATCAGTTTTATCCCGCGTGGGTCTCCCTCCATCACCTTGTATCCCAGCCCCAGGGAAGCGTTCCTTTTGCATCAGTAAACACATTTTGTCTCCAGGAGAGTTAGTAATGTAAGGCCCTGTTCTGACCAAGTTTTGGCCCGGCGGGACAGCCAGGCAAGTGAATGGAAGTGTCCACTGGGCTCAAGGAGGTAGTATGGGGCTGTGGTTCAGGTGTGGGCTTTGACCACGGCAGACCCGAGTTCCAGTTCCACCGACTGCTTTTGGTTGTGTGTCCTTCCGCAAGTTCTGCTTGTTCTTGGCttcggtttcctcctctgtaaagcagAGGAAGTCATTCGTGTCTCAGGGTTATGTGGATGAAACGGCGTTTTGCATGTCAGACGCTTAGCCTAATGCCTGCTAAGCAGCAAGTGCTTACTAGTGGTAGTAGTGGTATGACACCACGAAGAGTGCTGGGGCTTAGGCCGCTAACCTCTCCTCAGCCCAGCCCCAACTAATCAGGGAACCCAAGAATCTCTAACTTTTGGCCAGGCCCTTCCTGACCCCAGAACTGTGCCAGGACACCTGACCCTTTGTGTCTTCAGACAGCAGCAAAGAAAACCTCATTTGGCTCGCTGAAGGATGAAGACCGGATCTTCACCAACCTTTATGGTCGCCATGACTGGAGGTGAGATGGTGCCCTTAGCTCGGTGGGTGGTCCTGGAGCAGGGCCTTTCTTCAATGCCTTTCCCACTCTGTCCAGGCTGAAAGGTGCCCAGAGTCGAGGTGACTGGTACAAGACAAAGGAGATCTTGCTGAAGGGACCTGACTGGATCCTGGGTGAGGTCAAGACATCCGGCTTGCGAGGCCGTGGAGGTGCTGGGTTTCCCACTGGCCTCAAATGGAGCTTCATGAATAAGCCCTCAGATGGCAGGTGTGTGtagggaggcagagatggggttgCAGGAGAAACCTTGGGGGTGGCTGGGGCTTCCCTGGGCCTTGGGGCTGTTTCCTTGGAAACTAAGAGTGAGTGAATGGGAAAATGTCACCAGAGCTTAAGTAGATGGGACTCAGTTCTCTCTAGTCTTCCTCAGTGGTAGCAGAATCAACACAAGATTTTGACTGAGGCAGACTTACTGGCCAATGCTGTCctctaattttatagttttgtgcaGTCTCCTGGTCTTTTGgagcttagttttttttttggcaagtggATATTGTGCAGTGATAAGAAAGTTTTCATATAGCTTTTGCCCCTCACATTGGCACATAGCAAATGGTAAATGTCAACTACTTAACTTCCTTTTAACCCTAGAGATATGGCAGAGGTTCAGGAAGGTTCTCTGTGACCAAGAGCAAGTTTTGGTCTCTCAGGAAGACACAAGGGGATATTTGCACTGAGCAGAACAACGATCTTACCTGTGGTCAGAGCCACGCAAAGGTGTAATAGGTAGTGAGCTTGCTGTCGTTGATGGAGAGCAGGCAGACCCCCTGGGGACATGttggggggacagggagggattGGCTCTCAGGGGAGACATCTTTGAGGCTTCCTTGGGTGGAGGGGGAGCATGTAGTTGAAGGCCCAGCCCCAGCGGCCGTGTAGCCTCACCAATGTGCTGGCACCCACAGGCCCAAGTATCTGGTTGTGAATGCGGACGAGGGGGAGCCGGGCACCTGCAAGGACAGGGAGATCATGCGTCACGATCCCCACAAGCTGGTGGAAGGCTGCCTAGTTGGGGGCCGGGCCATGGGCGCCCGCGCTGCCTACATCTACATCCGAGGGGAATTCTACAATGAGGCTTCCAATCTGCaggtgggaaaggggaggggccTCCACAGAGGGGAAGGTGCTGGGTGTGCATGGCCCCCAGAGCTACCTCCGGGAGCTTTTCGTATATCCCGAGCCTCAGCTTGGGAGGCTTTTAGGGCTCTGTGACTCCTGGGGCAGGGGCGGGCTCCTAGGTACTTTTTCTGCAAAAGGGCCAAGGGgtcatttcagccattctgagCTCGGCGGCCCCTGTAGTGATGGGTCCAGGGCCGGAGTCTCACACCATTCTGTTAGGCTCTTGTACAACAGTGACGAGGGAAGGGGACAGCACCTGGGACaatgcctggcacgtagtagcATTATGTTTAAGTGTTATTgctacatattttaaaaccaaccTGGAGGGTCTTTTCCTCTGTTGCAGAAGTAGAACTTACTCACTGTAAAGATAGGAAACTGTACACATACACAGATCTCCTGAAGGAAACtgcttattaaaattttcattatatcctcagcctttcttttaaaaatacatgtagttGGAGACATTGGTAAGTTGTCATTGCAGAAGTAGCACGCTTTGTAAAATCCCTACCCCTCTCCCAGAGCATCTTCTGCTCACGCCCAATGGGAACTTTTTCCTAGACTCTTATGAACACGGGGTTCCAGGGCCTGGTGTCCCTCCCCACCACGCAATGTTCCCGGGCTGGCGGGAGTGGGTCCCTCACACTCCTGCCCCACAGGTGGCCGTCCGAGAGGCCTACGGGGCTGGTCTGATCGGCAAGAACGCCTGCGGCTCTGGCTATGATTTCGATGTGTTTGTTGTGCGCGGAGCCGGGGCCTACATCTGTGGGGAGGAGACGGCACTCATCGAGTCCATTGAGGGCAAGCAGGGCAAGCCCCGCCTGAAGCCGCCATTCCCTGCGGACGTGGGTAAGAGCTGGCCGGGTCCTGGGCCGTGTGCTGTGTCTTGTGGAATCCCGTCTGGTTTCACATCCCTGCTGGTCATTCTTAGGGGATTTCTGAGTTCTTCTGGGCTGGGGGCCAGACACAGAGCAGGGTGCTGACAACGTAGAGGCCCGGCCTGCAGTCCCTCATGCCCCCATGGCAGACACACGGGTCCTCTCCAGCCCTCCAGGGACTAGGGGGATTAGGGGTGAGGAGGCAGTGTAGTGCCTGCTGGAGTTCAGGGTCCCATCAGGGATGGGAATGACAAAGGAGTGAAGGGGAGCTGGGTCACAGAGCAGGATCCTAGGACAGACCCCGCTGCTGGGAACCTGATCCCACCTGCCGCCACCCTCTGGTGGCCACCAGTCCCTCATCCCATTCCTCCACAGGAGTGTTCGGCTGCCCCACAACCGTGGCCAACGTGGAGACCGTGGCCGTGTCCCCCACCATCTGCCGCCGCGGGGGTGCATGGTTTGCCAGCTTTGGTCGTGAGCGCAACTCAGGCACCAAACTGTTCAATATCTCTGGCCACGTCAACCACCCTTGTACCGTGGAGGAGGAGATGTCTGTACCGCTGAAGGAACTGATTGAAAAGCATGCTGGTGAGGCCTGGGGCCACCCAGGGCCGGAGCAGGGCGGCATGGCGGTGAAGAGAGCCAGGGTGGGAGGGTCTAGGGAGGCGGCGCCACACGGGGGCCGACAGAGGTCCTGGGCTCAGGACTAGGTAGGTGTGCTGATCCCAGCCCTGACCATCCATCCTTTTGGGGACTGACTGTGGTCCCAGGAGGTGTCATAGGTGGCTGGGACAACCTCCTTGCTGTGATCCCCGGTGGCTCATCCACACCACTGATCCCCAAGT
This DNA window, taken from Lutra lutra chromosome 10, mLutLut1.2, whole genome shotgun sequence, encodes the following:
- the NDUFV1 gene encoding NADH dehydrogenase [ubiquinone] flavoprotein 1, mitochondrial, whose protein sequence is MLAARRLLSGSLPARVSVRFSGDTTAAKKTSFGSLKDEDRIFTNLYGRHDWRLKGAQSRGDWYKTKEILLKGPDWILGEVKTSGLRGRGGAGFPTGLKWSFMNKPSDGRPKYLVVNADEGEPGTCKDREIMRHDPHKLVEGCLVGGRAMGARAAYIYIRGEFYNEASNLQVAVREAYGAGLIGKNACGSGYDFDVFVVRGAGAYICGEETALIESIEGKQGKPRLKPPFPADVGVFGCPTTVANVETVAVSPTICRRGGAWFASFGRERNSGTKLFNISGHVNHPCTVEEEMSVPLKELIEKHAGGVIGGWDNLLAVIPGGSSTPLIPKSVCETVLMDFDALVQAQTGLGTAAVIVMDRSTDIVKAIARLIEFYKHESCGQCTPCREGVDWMNKVMARFVKGDAQPAEIDSLWEISKQIEGHTICALGDGAAWPVQGLIRHFRPELEERMQRFARQHQARQAAS